The DNA region ACGGCTATACCGTGTAAGAAGAAGCCCcctaaagataaaaataataataagaaaaatcaaagTGCTCAGAAGAAATCTTAGTTGCCACCAAagcgtatttattattttaattaatttatttattatttatttacttatttattagataatgttaagatttattttcaattaaaaatacatgtaaataaaatcattgtaaatatttaaaattaaatcgaaaatatttttgtgtggaTGTTCGCGGGTTAATTTGATAACGTGATAtgagttttgtaattttaaaaattgacgtTTAAAAACTGATGCATATTTTGTAGTGTATAATAAAGTGAtattatgatataaattttttgattaaataattttctatttgtctTAATTAACTTAGACAAATACTGAAGTtaagatcaaatcaagttAACTTGATTTAACTACTAGGAAGTAATAAAAtggcattatttaaatatacataaacatttaattacacattataataaaatagcagTAGTAATAGATAAAAACCATTGTGTCAAAAAATTTGGTgtcattatatatttgtaatgtcTCCTTACTTCATTAACTTTTGCAGTAGAAGCTACTGACAAACATCTGTTGGATCCCTCAATAATTGGATGGTAGTGATCACCTTCagcaattttaaatctaaaatttaaaaatatcattatggCAACacaatttcttatatatattttaaaaactcactgaggcaattataattttctgtttCTACCCATTAGGAAGCCCACAGAACATCATCTTCACAATGAGAGTTTACTTGGCTTGGCATTATTTTTACCCGTAAATTTTCTCACCTTTTTCGTCCCATATACTGGCATTCGTGGACTTCTTTTCTTGTGACTACTAGTTTGAGTTGGTTTTAGTGATTTTGAAGTTGCTTGTCTGGTGCCTGAAAAACGAAAATTAGAAACTTTTTCTACATTTGTTCGTAGAAAATTAACGATTAAATTACCATGTGAATTTGTAGCTTTCTTTTTTTGCTTCTTCTGATTTACAGGTGAATGCTGTTTTACTCCTGATTTTTTTGGTGCAGCATTCTGTACTTCCCGAAGGACTTGAGGTTCATATTGACACAACCTACGCAGCAAAAATTTCCTTTCCTCGTTCCTTATTATTATGTTGATGTTGACTTCTTCTAGTTCATCAACTAGAGCTGCGTtttcctaatttaaaataatggtcAAAACTAATAGTATAATGACGTGTTTATTCTTACATGAACGTATTCTCGGATTTGttgctttaaatatattattttttgtttgtaccCGTTGGGGGAGCGTTTCTCATTTGAACtagtcataattatttaaaattgaaccaGAAGTAGTTGTAAGGTTATATTTTGATACTGTCaagttattttatgtttacatgTTAACATCTCTGATCTACAGAACGTCCATCCTCTGATATATACGTCTATTAtcgaagtatttatttaactacgCCAATAAGTAATAGTAACAAAATAAACGGTGCAGGTGATAGGCTGTAGTGCACGTTTTGACTTGCACAAGGATACAGAAAACactaaaatgtgttaaaatgtcTCTTAGTAAAAACTCAAATCATAgtcaatttaacttttattattcacTTCCTATCTTTACTTCTATTTGTTGATATTTGACTGTGGATATATACAGGATGATTcacctaatttattaattatttaagttgatATGAATGGGttaggtaaataaaaaaactaattacaaGGTGtatgaatgtttttattacttataaaaaatgttattagcaatataaaataaaacgacaaaataaaaatgtatataaataaatactttttgcaGTAAATGCATTATAcagtcttaataattttgtatccTAAATACAAATAGCAgttgtttacaaattatatacacaTATCTTTGATGACTTACAAAATGAcagacacaaaaaataaaattatattatacacagTACATTTAGCGGAAATTAAAGCACTACATATTAAGCAACAGGCTACATTTTGTAGTATTTTACTATATGCAATCTCAGAAATGAGTATTATGCaatgtataaatatgaaataatggaATATCAAAATTACGATATTCGTAGGTATTCGAGATAATTtggcttttaaaaaattaaggctACCCCATacgataatattttcaaaagaagTGCGTGTATATTTATAGatacaagaaaatatttgtctcTTCACGATAAAATGTGAGTGGCCAATTTGTGCACCACAAATCTTACAAGTAATATGCAATGTATAAGTATGAAATAATGGAGTATCAAAATTATCAGATTCGTATGTTTTCGAGATGAATGGTTTTATGACATGAATGAAGATTATCTACtccatatgaaaatattttcagaagaAGTGCGAAATGTAACAACGAAAACATAACTGTCCCTtcacagaaataaaataagaggTTCCAATTTGTGCACCACATATATGgtatgtgtaaaaatttactttgagCAAAGCtaccttttttaaaaaaataacaaaatcaatatatcTTATTGCTTAAAATAAATCCACCACGAGTACTTtggttttcaaaaaatattttggttttaaaCTAGAAAAAATTCGTTTCAAAAAGATATGAATAAAATCACgatataaatagtaataaatacatataaaaatacctAATATCCATGAGACCAACATATGGTATTCTTTTTGGAATggaatattaaagttaatgtATGGCACCAATATACAACATTACTTTTCACATAAACCATGCAGTTCTGCATAATTCACTATGGCCCGATGAAGAAATTCATACTGCgcctaaaaaacaaattattagcgtgatatttaactataataaGTCAATTATCAATATACATATGAACTAATTAAGCCCTGTCGTTGAGAACGTAGCTTCCTTGTAACAGTAAAAATGTCCACACGCTTTTCAATTCTTAACTGTTGAACTAAAATCGTCAATCCTACGAACATGGAACTTCTGTCAGAACCAAGATTACAATGCACAACCATAGATGCCGAATATTCGTTCCTTATAACCGAAGCTTGAGCATGATCCACTAATTCAATCAAACCTCTAGTTACTTCAGGtacctaataaataaaaatcagtaaactattttcatgtttaaattCAATGTCTTACTTCTCCGTCAACTGTAGGCCAACCGTGATACTGTAAGTGGATCACCTTGTGGTCTTCGCCGTCTCGACTCTTCACAAACATCTCCCTCCGTGTATAATATGGACAACTTTCTGCCTGCACGTACCGTACAGTAATGTGGTCGTACGTTCCTTCCTCTTCTGGCCAATATCGTGGACATTTTCCCTCACCAATTTCCGACAACATGATAATTACACTAATTCCTTGTTCCGCCACCATCCTCCAAAAGTCATTAATTGTACCTTCCAAAGGATCCTGAGTAATAATAAAGGATTCGCAATTGTCGTATCCTTCAATTAAAGAAGCGTTTATGTACGTGGAATGTTCTTTTCCTGATAACggtgttaaaataaatctatttctaTCATATGGCAGCACGCTATCAGATCTATTCTTCTCTCTGTTTTCTTCACCCCCGGCTACTGAACACGATTTCCTATCTTCGAAGGCGTTGACTATGTTCTAAAATATTGACACGTTATTTTCGAAATTAATTCGTTTTCTTCGACTTACCTCGAATTGCTCTTCTAATGGacatttgtttttatctttatcaCACTGTCTTAGCCTATCAACGGTAGTCTTTAGTTCAGTTGCATTAATTTCTGTGTCTCCGTATTGTGCTACCTCCATCAATGCTCGatagataaaaatgtattgtttctagaaatacacaaaaattacCGATAATCTTACTGCTTGAGGTTAATGCTTTGGTGCCACAACTGGCACTAGGAGGGGTTTTGGAATAGTTGGTTTTTAAGAGCAACGTGAAGTCTCGTTTAGTATAAGTATTTCCGAGATCAAGATTAGCCTATCATTATGTGGTGATGTTTtaggaaaaatttatattcttataaatttcattaaaagctTGTTTCAAATTAGAACACATTTATAATATCTCAAGGTAGATATTTATGAAGTGCTCCACACTTTTGGTGAGCTGTATATTAACGAAAAATCATATATGCATaagattatgttaaaaaattgatatattttgttaatatttctatatatactTACCAAAGATTGAACTAAAAAGTTTCTCTGATGTCGTAAGTCACAAATGGTATTGAAAATGGACACAGACCCTTCTTCCTTCAATTGCTGCAATAAACAGTCCAAAGCTACCAGAGTTCCAGTTCTGCCTACGCCAGCACTGCAATGCACTAATATGCAACCCTTTTCGATTGAGTAAGCTTCATTTActcttttaatgaatttaattatgccGTTGGGATGCTCAGGCGCCATAAAGTCCTTCCAAACCAAATAATGATACTGGGTGATGCGTCTTTCCTCTTGGTCTTTGCTGCCTGTTGTTCTAGATATTTTAAGATCACGAACAATGTAATCTGAGTAGCGAGTTTCTTGGACGTGGGTGACGGAAATTTCGCCGAAACTTTTGTCACCGTCACATTTATCCGGCCAGTACTTAGCACATTTGGTTTTACTGTATTCTTCAAGGTTGGTCAACATCAATATCAGCTCCAAGTGTTGCTCCCAAATCATCCGCCAGAATTCATTGACGGTTGTGTCCATTGGTCCTTGGGCACAAATGAACTTCTTCCGTTCTTTGTAGCCCATAACAAAGTTGGCATTCACATAATCGGAACCAGCAATGCTGTCGACTTGAGACAATTTAACTCTGGTTTGATCGTAAGCCTTGATATCCGGATAACGATTTTTGTACACATTTTCCCTCGTGTCCGAAGATCTCGTAGTCCTGTCGGAGAATCGGTCCGGCAACAGCTCAAACTCCTGTTGGAATCCGTAGTCCGAGTCCCGATGCCTTTCAACATAAGCCGACACCAATTCCCCTTTGCTAATGGGGCACATATCGGGTGGGTTTAGCGATACTAATCTCTGTCGACCACGTAGACTCCTGTACAAATGCCTAAGTCCAATTATTAtctaacaaaacattttttaccaaatttcTAGCTTGATTTATTTGACGACTAATTTTAGACACGTTACAGTACTTAAgcatttgtgattattttgtaaatataaccAACTCACGTGTTTCAAGGAGTTAAAAcccattaaattgtttataaacaagCGAAGCACACATTACATGGTCTcgttatatttacataatatttaaaatcattataaatatgtagaaaTTACCTGAGAGATGTTCTAAATGTGATCATTTCCACCGCTTGTGCGTGAGCTTGTTTAGTGTATCTGTGGAGGATGCACAGCGTCCCAAGGAGCAGAAGAATTACTACAAAAGATGCGCACAGAATTTGCACGGTCAAACTAATCGTATCAACCGCTGGTACAATAACGACTTCGGGTCCAGGATTAAGCAAGTCGAGGTAGTGACTATAGGCTGCCATGTAGTTGCTTTCAGATCCTCGTACTAAAACCAGAACTCAGTCAGTGACGAATTATGCGATAAGTGGTAATGGAGTTACCAATAATTTCTACAAAAGCCGTGTAGTTGCTGCTTATGTCCAAGCCTCCGTCAAACGGTGGCAAGGGATCAAGCCTATCGTTCCTTCGTACCCTGTTAGCGGCAGCAGTACTGTTACCACCTTTGTTAACTTTCTCTTCCCTGGGCGTGTTATAGGGCCTTAGGCCAATACATTTGTCGCACTCGGAATTCGATGAATTGAAAACCTGATCGTCGCCAAGAAAGACGTCTTGGTGGAACGTGTAGCTGGAAAACATTTCAGCAACGTACGCTCCACCTTTAGGCGTCCTGTGCGCCTCTTGGTACGACACTATCGTCAGGTCTTCAGGCGGTGGCAACTCGGCCAGCTTCTGTTGATCTTCCATCCTCACCAAATAAATTCGGTAGCAGCAAATAGGCCCATTCCTTTCGGACACCCTCGTCATGGACAGTTTAAAAATCCACTTCTCTTGCACCTCCATCTTTCGCCAAGTTATTCTCGATAATCGTTGTTTGTCGGGTAATGTCGGAGGCATGGAACACGACTTTTCGACTGGCTCACCATTTTTCCTTAACCTAGTTACGCCAGCCAGTTTTACGGTATAATTGGTGTTCGCCGATACGTTGTAGAAACGTGTGAACAAATTCGCTTCGTTCACGTGCGTCTCTTTCGGACCCCAATATATAAGCTCTAAATTGCCTTGGTCGTTAACAAAATTAGCTGAACCTTCTAAGGTCACCTGAAATATCAAGTGGATGTCAGAAGGCTCTATGGATGAATTGAAGCTAAATTCTGTCAATAAATTGACCATCATATCTACCTTGAATggccatttaacattttttagattaaccaggttaggttaagttacgTTAGACTAAGTTAGGTTTAGGAATACAAATACTCTGACAATTTGaatgttcaataataattttttcaaaagtagtAAAACAAATTCGTTCAGATTTTAGGGATCATAAGATTGAAATCCAATTGAACACGTATGgaaccataaataatttaatgtttaataaattgagcTCAGGACACTCAAGTCAGTTCTCTTGTCTGGTCTGAAACACTCATAACAGCCAGACACAACTAACTTGGGACACACTAGTtcaaatagatttaaatttcatttagctACGTGCCAGATAGAACGTATCACAAGGTAAACATGAACCATTTGAGTTTTACAATGCTTTAACAATTCAATCGACGGACGaacagaataataaataattgcttGAATAAATCGAACCGTTGAATGATTCAACATCCTTGAAAACTACAAACTGTTAACGGAGAAACTTACATTATATGAAATGATCCTCCCGTGTGGAGTAATTGGTGGTTTCCAGGTGACGTAGACAAAACTCGTGTGACTAATGTTATCGAATCGGCATTCGACGGTGACGTTCGTTGGCGGTCCAGACATCCCATCCATCGTTGTTCCATTAACTGGTGTGGAGCCCGGGCCGCACTCCTTCGTGTACTCACTGCAGGCCGATACTTGGAAGACGTACGTGGTGGCAGAGTCTAGTTCGGAGAACATGTACAGATTGTCCTTGGACGCTGGATGGCAGGCTTCTAATTTCTCCGCTGAATTGTgggtttttaaaactaaattgtaaTAGTGGAtatgttctttaattttatcgtGGGGCGCCGTCCATTTGATGGTTATCGAACTGGTGGTTACACCGGTAACTGTCACTTCTGGTATGAAAACGGGATCTTCGTCGAGCATTCGTACGGGGTCAGTCTCGTGGTCCTGGCTTTCGCCTTCGGAGTTACTAGCCTTCATTCGGATGAAATATTCCTTGCCCTTTTCGAAATTGTCCTTCAATACGCATGACGTGTTTTTGCCCTTAATCTCGTTCTTGTAGAATATCCATTCGGAGTCGCCTTTCTTCATGTATTTTATCGTATATTTAAGATCCTTGGGGCTGTTACCGTCGTTCACAGTCCAATTGAGGTATATTTTGTTGGTTGCAATAGGTTTGATAAAATCGATTGTTATTTGGGGCTTGTCGAGCACCAGAATTGCACTGGATTCTTTAACTTTCATTTCACCGTTTGTCGTCTTGCATGTGTAGGTGCCATTATCAGTTTTCTTCACTTCCGCTATCGTGAacgttgaattttttaatgttttattgacCGTTTCTATTGAGGTTCCTTCAATGTACATATCATCTTTATACCATGAGATTTCTTCAATAGGATAGCCTTCTACCAGGCAATATAAAGATACACTTTcatgtatttttgtatattttactgGTGATATTTGTACTATTTGAGCAGGTGAAGTTACattcaaaataatgttatgtCGATCTAAGTCCGTCACATTTTCATTTGCCGCATGACAAACGTAATCTCCTACGTGGTTAAAgtctatgtttaaaatatgtaaaattgacACTTCGTATTTGTTGCCAGACTCCTTATTGATATTCTCACTTTCCATTTCCAACTTGAacctataaatatattcagtaaaattaaaaatttggtaagtAATATTCAGCAGGGtctataattatcaaaaattgtatgtaatatttgttgttttttgtgtTATTGTTGTGTCCACTTCGAAGAAAATCGATGGCTAAATTGATTCACCTAACCTATTTCTTCAAAGTTTAAGGAAAaaggtattgatttgaaatttttataataattataacttgactggaactaagtttataatttattttgaacagaaTTTCATTTCCGTTTTCACCGgaagtgacatcaactttgttattttgaatggaacatcctgtatatttttaaattttacttgtaattgcaaataaaaggGTTATACCATGTCTTATACCTAAACCTGATAATTTTTCCTAACAATTTTtgagttatatttttttcaaaaattttcagaTTGATGGTCTAACTGAACTGTCAGTAAAGCCACCGATTTTGATgctggaaagttcatttttggcatacacgtTATCCAAGGATACTCCTGTAAGGAGCCATCATTAGTACCcgcaaattttatacagggagTTCGttattttcgtttaattttatgcatcttaaaacatcaactttattttcaatgaaaatttaaattaatttatctaagCATAATTGTGTACAGTTTCGGGAACACCCTGTATGACATGTCAAAAAACACATTAACCAATTGTAAAATACgttcaacattaaaattgataaagttGAACTAATTAGAAAAACACACATAATGcgctgaataaatattaactaattaaaattatagccTCTTCCTGTTTAGAACGGTATTTATAGAAACGCCAAATATAATCGTAGAAACTGCGAATATACAGTATCAAAGTTGTtttggttttaaatataactgaTAAATTTCGACGTAAGTTGTTTTGTTTCAGTTtacatttcataataaattatgataatgtaaaaatgtgctaaatatatgtaaaaaaaaactcaTTGCATACCCTTCTTGTTCAGAAATGTTTTTCTCATTAAAGGTCCACCACATATTGCTGGTCATCCATTTGGTTTTACAAATAATGGTAATATTATCACCAAGAGGTAATCGTGTAGGGTTGTCATGTCGCAGAACTTTTATGGTCATATTTAGTTCCTTATCATCTTCTGTATACAAAGGATCTGTAAAAAAGACACATTGATATTATccacaaatataaaactgtgTTAAAAAAGCAATCTTacatgtacataaattttaattatccaaCAAATggttttactaataaattattgttgaaactataaatattattactaacaatatattataatataacaaaataatgttatgtAAGAACTATcaagtacattttaataaaaacaaaacaaaaaccagaattattgtatttaaatacaaatatttaaatatttgaaatgaatttttaaattacatcaaGAAATTTCTAGAGCATTTAAAATAGAGGTGTTTATTTAACCAATACTGAGTGGGTGAGTGTTGTCTctagattataaaaagagatatttacatcaaataaatgaattaaattaataccatCTGAAGTTTTGAATAGATTATTATCAGTTAAACGTATATGCAGTATATATTGTACACATTGTATAGGTTtctcttaataaaaaatattacaattatctagaaataattctaatttatgaaaggatgtaaatataaattgtcattatgtgagtaatattatgtttaatagaatccttattggaaaaaatgattttttaaaatatatacaccaaaaatattttttttagtataacaaattaaataaaatggtatGGGGACAAcagtaaaagtaaattattgacATTACTTTTATGAGACAGCAAATATAATCTTTTTTACacagataaatatttgtaatttattatacacatcaatttaaaaatagacacTGTATCATTTAATAGCTAAAAAGTCGTTAGATGGATTTCTAGTTACTTAGACTAAATTAAACTTGtcacatatttgtttaaaatattttttaaacagaccattatgtaattttttaaactaacagAGGAAGCACAAATTggtcacattttttaattttaaattctgccATAAGccacagttttaaaataagaatttaaaataaacaattcatataaaatataaagttgtaAACAAGTGCGTTATCTTAGTAGTATAAACTATATTATCAgatttttatcagaaataaagCAGTTCTTTGAATGCGATGCCTTGATGATTTGCCGGTACGGAAACACATCCGGCAGTCCGGctcgtattttatatttaaatactaaaccaaacgataaaatatatttacctaTTGGGGTGGAGAGAACTAttctgaaaattgaaaataaacataaaagaaGTAGCACTGGAGGATAATGGGTTGGGCTGAACATGGCGCCTTAATTTGGAAGCCTTTTCGTCGTTTCTGAGCTAGCAAATATTATAAAGCACTACTTTTTATGTTGAACTCAGGACACATAACTTCATTTTTCACAAACTAACATTAATCACAACacatatttgataaacaaattgcCGACTATTTGTTTGTTGTAGTAAccatattgaattaatttagcGCCTTTCCGTCAGAGGGCAAAATGTGACATTAGGGGTATGTTCCGGGAACACTTCGATTAGGtcgataaattcaaaatagatGTCGCCCGTAAACATGTTTTGGTTTTTTAACTCTGTGTAATGTTGTCTGCCTATCCACAAAGTAGTTCTGGGATTTCCCTAaattatttcgattttataattttcaaaaaaattatttcaggaTGCAAAAGAATCCTAATGTctggtattaataaataaaatgtttcaatataaattacacaaaaacaacaatatttaaaatttattttgtaaataaagatttttaatgtaaataagtaCAAAAAGTATTCCAATATGCactatatagaaaaaaatatgtaaatgtactatatcaataaataaaatgttttaaagtatGTGTGTACAAAAAACTATTTCAATATACACGCAAtgcaggaaaaaaaaaatgaaatatattttataaataaatttttataaaaattataacaaaaagaaaaataaaaaaaaaatataaaatataaaaggtacAGCGTGTACagggttatttttatttaataatattgccaTCTTTGAAATTGTATAAAGTTGTCAAGCATTTTAGTagcattgttattttaaatgtacaattaaaataaaatttaacatttaaaataataccctTAAGGCATTAAGAGCGACAACATAATAAATTccatctaattaataataacgtaTTTAAAGCGCAAATTATCATGTgagtaatgtaaaaaaatttatgtaataaaacaatttatacggTCAATAATTCGATTATAAACAATGCCTGGGGCATTGTGCATGTCGGTATTAAGAATCGAGTTCCGTAAACCAATAGTGAAACTAAGTACTAGTCagattctataattatttatttaattgggtTTTTCCCAAATCTCGTCTTGGCTATACGCTCCCCGGATCTCAAGGGGTTAACTCTCCCGGAATTGTAACGCTTtcatgaatattcaaattatttttttcttcataatttCAAGCAAGGTGACAAAACTATTGTACAAGGTCTCACCGCTATCCGCACCATAAtcttaaattgtgttttagttatttacgcaaaaataagaataacataattaacttattaaatttgtatagcatattttgtattaataaatttaattcagtttcacttatatcatataattacttacatatttttcttattcaactagtcttttttaaaaatacgctAATAACGATGCGGAAATTCCACTTGACAATTAACagaaaacataaacaaaattgtaacaaGTTTTTTGGAATACCATTAATGAGGACTTTGCTCAATAAGATTACATAATGCGTACACTTTTGCATCTCGATTTTTTTACGAGATCACTTTTGacactatattattataataaatctaaaaaaaacttGAAGTATGCAATACACAGCAACGTCAGACATCACATgaattttttttggaaattctCTCTTTAATGAAACGAATAACACTTCCAAAttctttctaaatataaacttaaaaaaacgaAGTTTAACTGTACATGTTTCAAAATTGTGAATGATGCAATTATCTAGGAATGATTAAGATAATTACCCCAGCCTTATATTGTATATCCGGGTTGATTGAATATTTCCGTACTGGCCACAATGTATATAGGTAATATAATTTGAGATCTACCACATTAATCGAATTTTACCGCTAGGAGAAATTATCGAACATTCCATTCCTAAAATGATTCATTGTTTTaagatgatttattaataaatttacaattgttggcatggtatttttatattttacattttaccatGTTTCAAGGAACGATTAAAAAGTGTTGTATTGTGGTCATATGTctgtatttaagtttattattcatgtcgcaaacataaaaattaaaaaaaaaaaattttgaaaacatatttaacaagGTAATAGttaaagaaaaatcaaattaagtttataGAATGGTCTGTCCACTCGCCAAATCTTAATCCACTTGAGTATCAGCGCGTAACAAggaatatataacaaaaaataaataaaaacattttagttttatttctacTCAAAATACTGGGTGATACATCTAACTTATTCGATAAAAGTCTATGGAGAACGAAAAAGGTTtgtttcaatggaacaccctgtatatttttgaatttttaaattctccatgtaattgcaaataaaatgaatacatCATGTCCTATACCTAAACACAATAGttattgagttattaatttttattttcaaaaatttttattcattgctttaagatgatttattaataaatttacaattggaatagtatttttctattttacattttacaatgTTTCAAGGAGCGATTAAAAAGGGTCCTATTGTGGTCATATGtcgtatttaaatgtattattcatatcacaaacaaataaattaaaaaattattttgaaaaca from Aethina tumida isolate Nest 87 chromosome 1, icAetTumi1.1, whole genome shotgun sequence includes:
- the LOC109601950 gene encoding tyrosine-protein phosphatase 69D isoform X3, giving the protein MFSPTHYPPVLLLLCLFSIFRIVLSTPIDPLYTEDDKELNMTIKVLRHDNPTRLPLGDNITIICKTKWMTSNMWWTFNEKNISEQEGFKLEMESENINKESGNKYEVSILHILNIDFNHVGDYVCHAANENVTDLDRHNIILNVTSPAQIVQISPVKYTKIHESVSLYCLVEGYPIEEISWYKDDMYIEGTSIETVNKTLKNSTFTIAEVKKTDNGTYTCKTTNGEMKVKESSAILVLDKPQITIDFIKPIATNKIYLNWTVNDGNSPKDLKYTIKYMKKGDSEWIFYKNEIKGKNTSCVLKDNFEKGKEYFIRMKASNSEGESQDHETDPVRMLDEDPVFIPEVTVTGVTTSSITIKWTAPHDKIKEHIHYYNLVLKTHNSAEKLEACHPASKDNLYMFSELDSATTYVFQVSACSEYTKECGPGSTPVNGTTMDGMSGPPTNVTVECRFDNISHTSFVYVTWKPPITPHGRIISYNVTLEGSANFVNDQGNLELIYWGPKETHVNEANLFTRFYNVSANTNYTVKLAGVTRLRKNGEPVEKSCSMPPTLPDKQRLSRITWRKMEVQEKWIFKLSMTRVSERNGPICCYRIYLVRMEDQQKLAELPPPEDLTIVSYQEAHRTPKGGAYVAEMFSSYTFHQDVFLGDDQVFNSSNSECDKCIGLRPYNTPREEKVNKGGNSTAAANRVRRNDRLDPLPPFDGGLDISSNYTAFVEIIVRGSESNYMAAYSHYLDLLNPGPEVVIVPAVDTISLTVQILCASFVVILLLLGTLCILHRYTKQAHAQAVEMITFRTSLSKGELVSAYVERHRDSDYGFQQEFELLPDRFSDRTTRSSDTRENVYKNRYPDIKAYDQTRVKLSQVDSIAGSDYVNANFVMGYKERKKFICAQGPMDTTVNEFWRMIWEQHLELILMLTNLEEYSKTKCAKYWPDKCDGDKSFGEISVTHVQETRYSDYIVRDLKISRTTGSKDQEERRITQYHYLVWKDFMAPEHPNGIIKFIKRVNEAYSIEKGCILVHCSAGVGRTGTLVALDCLLQQLKEEGSVSIFNTICDLRHQRNFLVQSLKQYIFIYRALMEVAQYGDTEINATELKTTVDRLRQCDKDKNKCPLEEQFENIVNAFEDRKSCSVAGGEENREKNRSDSVLPYDRNRFILTPLSGKEHSTYINASLIEGYDNCESFIITQDPLEGTINDFWRMVAEQGISVIIMLSEIGEGKCPRYWPEEEGTYDHITVRYVQAESCPYYTRREMFVKSRDGEDHKVIHLQYHGWPTVDGEVPEVTRGLIELVDHAQASVIRNEYSASMVVHCNLGSDRSSMFVGLTILVQQLRIEKRVDIFTVTRKLRSQRQGLISSYAQYEFLHRAIVNYAELHGLCEK
- the LOC109601950 gene encoding tyrosine-protein phosphatase 69D isoform X2, encoding MFSPTHYPPVLLLLCLFSIFRIVLSTPIDPLYTEDDKELNMTIKVLRHDNPTRLPLGDNITIICKTKWMTSNMWWTFNEKNISEQEGFKLEMESENINKESGNKYEVSILHILNIDFNHVGDYVCHAANENVTDLDRHNIILNVTSPAQIVQISPVKYTKIHESVSLYCLVEGYPIEEISWYKDDMYIEGTSIETVNKTLKNSTFTIAEVKKTDNGTYTCKTTNGEMKVKESSAILVLDKPQITIDFIKPIATNKIYLNWTVNDGNSPKDLKYTIKYMKKGDSEWIFYKNEIKGKNTSCVLKDNFEKGKEYFIRMKASNSEGESQDHETDPVRMLDEDPVFIPEVTVTGVTTSSITIKWTAPHDKIKEHIHYYNLVLKTHNSAEKLEACHPASKDNLYMFSELDSATTYVFQVSACSEYTKECGPGSTPVNGTTMDGMSGPPTNVTVECRFDNISHTSFVYVTWKPPITPHGRIISYNVTLEGSANFVNDQGNLELIYWGPKETHVNEANLFTRFYNVSANTNYTVKLAGVTRLRKNGEPVEKSCSMPPTLPDKQRLSRITWRKMEVQEKWIFKLSMTRVSERNGPICCYRIYLVRMEDQQKLAELPPPEDLTIVSYQEAHRTPKGGAYVAEMFSSYTFHQDVFLGDDQVFNSSNSECDKCIGLRPYNTPREEKVNKGGNSTAAANRVRRNDRLDPLPPFDGGLDISSNYTAFVEIIVRGSESNYMAAYSHYLDLLNPGPEVVIVPAVDTISLTVQILCASFVVILLLLGTLCILHRYTKQAHAQAVEMITFRTSLRSLRGRQRLVSLNPPDMCPISKGELVSAYVERHRDSDYGFQQEFELLPDRFSDRTTRSSDTRENVYKNRYPDIKAYDQTRVKLSQVDSIAGSDYVNANFVMGYKERKKFICAQGPMDTTVNEFWRMIWEQHLELILMLTNLEEYSKTKCAKYWPDKCDGDKSFGEISVTHVQETRYSDYIVRDLKISRTTGSKDQEERRITQYHYLVWKDFMAPEHPNGIIKFIKRVNEAYSIEKGCILVHCSAGVGRTGTLVALDCLLQQLKEEGSVSIFNTICDLRHQRNFLVQSLKQYIFIYRALMEVAQYGDTEINATELKTTVDRLRQCDKDKNKCPLEEQFENIVNAFEDRKSCSVAGGEENREKNRSDSVLPYDRNRFILTPLSGKEHSTYINASLIEGYDNCESFIITQDPLEGTINDFWRMVAEQGISVIIMLSEIGEGKCPRYWPEEEGTYDHITVRYVQAESCPYYTRREMFVKSRDGEDHKVIHLQYHGWPTVDGEVPEVTRGLIELVDHAQASVIRNEYSASMVVHCNLGSDRSSMFVGLTILVQQLRIEKRVDIFTVTRKLRSQRQGLISSYAQYEFLHRAIVNYAELHGLCEK